A section of the Quatrionicoccus australiensis genome encodes:
- a CDS encoding response regulator, with the protein MKKTLLRQLKRTIGVADKAALAQLLEKLQAASAGVDPELAGLFNGFGELLQRVDASYEQHERDLELRTRSLEISSQELSSLNDKLRRELGERESALCSVRDAIRDLLPNATTQADSLILAQEDLGALAQRLAALVSESEAGRRALANQKFALDQHAIVSITDIAGTIIYANDRFCEISGYHRHELLGRNHRIINSNQHPAEFFRDMWDTISQGKVWHGEVCNRARNGHTYWVNATIVPLLDANGLPEQYIAIRTDITDRKQMEAQLSEQLHMVEELIEAIPLPLYMKDAAGRYLRLNRAFELFFHTTREQFIGRTLHDLLSPEDAALHAAKDRELLASSGIQSYEAEVHARDGTRHDAIYRKAALTQLDGTVHGLLGIIIDITDRKQAEAELRLAKDAAESASRAKSDFLANMSHEIRTPMNGIIGMTDLALDTALTDEQREYMAIVKSSAESLLTIINDILDFSKIEAGKLLVEHISFDLHRLVSESLKTMSLRAHEKNIELVSEVLPEVPTHAQGDPSRIRQVLTNLVGNAIKFTENGEIALRVTLSARHGNIATVHFAVRDTGIGIAAEKQQLIFDAFAQEDSSTTRKYGGTGLGLSISRRLVNLMGGEIWLESELGQGSTFHFSVALQIDQAPTEILRPPVDLAGKHILLVDDNDTNRRVLAGMLSSFGITASVADSGQTALALVRQEGRQFDCILLDAHMPEMDGYQLAAALREALDQVPPMLMLSSGAMRGDGQRCQEVGIAGFFAKPISSEELLAALCRLFDTSQNQPAAAPNQLVTRHSLRELQRALDILLVEDHPVNQKLAIGLLEKWGHHPVLAQNGQEALVRHAERSFDVILMDMQMPVMGGIEATRRIRHFEQASSLPRTPIIAMTAAAMQGDRDACIEAGMDDYLSKPIKIKELLEKLHTYGGLQNAPPSLPPAFDYGVALRQADREMVEIIAEIFLDTWQRNIERLRTGIASDKAELVEHTAHSLKGILATFHAEPAARLAGELETGARQLPLGKLSTRVDQLEHEIATLAAHLKLLSSHWRGAS; encoded by the coding sequence ATGAAAAAAACCCTGCTCCGCCAGTTGAAACGCACCATCGGCGTCGCCGACAAGGCGGCGCTTGCCCAATTGCTGGAGAAGCTTCAGGCCGCCTCGGCCGGCGTCGATCCGGAACTGGCGGGCTTGTTCAACGGCTTCGGCGAACTGCTGCAGCGGGTCGATGCTTCCTATGAACAACACGAACGCGACCTCGAGTTGCGTACGCGCAGCCTGGAAATCTCCTCGCAGGAACTCTCCAGCCTCAATGACAAGCTGCGCCGTGAACTGGGCGAGCGCGAAAGCGCGCTCTGCTCGGTGCGTGATGCGATCCGCGACCTGCTGCCCAATGCAACAACCCAGGCCGATTCGCTGATCCTTGCCCAGGAGGACCTGGGCGCGCTGGCGCAACGCCTCGCCGCCCTGGTCAGCGAAAGTGAAGCCGGTCGCCGCGCGTTGGCCAACCAGAAGTTCGCCCTCGACCAGCACGCCATCGTCAGCATCACCGACATCGCCGGCACCATCATCTATGCCAATGACCGCTTCTGCGAGATCAGCGGCTATCACCGCCACGAACTGCTCGGCCGCAACCACCGGATCATCAATTCGAACCAGCATCCGGCCGAGTTTTTCCGCGACATGTGGGACACCATCAGCCAGGGCAAGGTCTGGCACGGCGAGGTCTGCAACCGGGCGCGCAACGGCCACACCTACTGGGTCAATGCGACCATCGTGCCGCTGCTCGACGCCAACGGCCTGCCCGAACAGTACATTGCCATCCGTACCGACATTACCGACCGCAAGCAGATGGAGGCACAGCTTTCCGAGCAATTGCACATGGTCGAGGAACTGATCGAGGCCATCCCGCTGCCGCTGTACATGAAGGATGCTGCCGGTCGCTACCTGCGCCTGAACCGCGCCTTCGAACTGTTCTTCCATACGACGCGCGAGCAATTCATCGGCCGCACCCTGCACGACCTGCTCAGCCCCGAGGATGCCGCCCTGCACGCCGCCAAGGACAGGGAATTGCTGGCCAGCTCAGGCATCCAGTCCTACGAGGCGGAGGTGCATGCACGCGACGGCACGCGGCATGACGCGATTTATCGCAAGGCGGCCCTGACCCAGCTCGACGGCACGGTGCATGGCCTGCTCGGCATCATCATCGACATCACCGACCGCAAGCAGGCCGAGGCCGAGCTGCGCCTGGCCAAGGATGCCGCCGAGTCGGCAAGCCGGGCCAAGAGCGACTTCCTGGCCAACATGAGCCACGAGATCCGCACGCCGATGAACGGCATCATCGGCATGACCGATCTTGCCCTCGATACCGCGTTGACCGATGAACAGCGCGAGTACATGGCGATTGTCAAATCCTCGGCCGAATCGCTGCTCACCATCATCAACGACATTCTCGACTTCTCGAAGATCGAGGCCGGCAAGCTCCTCGTCGAACACATTTCCTTCGACCTGCACCGCCTCGTCTCGGAATCCCTGAAGACAATGTCGCTGCGCGCGCACGAGAAAAACATCGAACTGGTCAGCGAAGTCCTGCCGGAAGTGCCGACGCATGCGCAGGGCGACCCCAGCCGCATCCGTCAGGTCCTGACCAACCTCGTCGGCAATGCCATCAAGTTCACCGAAAACGGTGAAATCGCGCTGCGCGTCACGCTGAGCGCCCGGCACGGCAACATCGCCACGGTGCATTTTGCGGTGCGTGATACCGGCATCGGCATCGCCGCCGAAAAGCAGCAACTGATTTTTGATGCCTTTGCCCAGGAAGACAGCTCGACCACCCGCAAATACGGTGGTACCGGCCTCGGACTATCCATCTCGCGCCGCCTGGTCAACTTGATGGGCGGCGAAATCTGGCTGGAGAGCGAGCTCGGCCAGGGCAGCACCTTCCATTTCTCGGTCGCCCTGCAAATCGACCAGGCGCCGACCGAAATCCTGCGCCCACCGGTCGACCTCGCCGGCAAGCATATTTTGCTGGTCGATGACAACGACACCAACCGCCGCGTCCTGGCCGGCATGCTGAGTTCCTTCGGCATCACCGCGAGCGTTGCCGACTCCGGCCAGACCGCCCTCGCGCTCGTCCGGCAGGAAGGGCGCCAGTTCGACTGCATCCTGCTCGATGCCCATATGCCGGAAATGGATGGCTACCAGCTGGCCGCCGCCCTGCGCGAGGCACTCGACCAGGTGCCGCCGATGCTGATGCTGTCGTCCGGCGCCATGCGCGGCGACGGCCAGCGCTGCCAGGAAGTCGGCATCGCCGGCTTTTTCGCGAAACCGATCTCCTCGGAAGAATTGCTCGCCGCATTGTGCCGGCTCTTCGACACCAGCCAGAATCAGCCGGCAGCAGCGCCCAACCAGCTGGTCACCCGCCATTCGCTGCGCGAACTGCAACGTGCCCTCGACATCCTGCTGGTCGAGGACCATCCGGTGAACCAGAAACTGGCGATTGGCCTGCTGGAAAAATGGGGACACCACCCGGTCCTCGCCCAGAACGGCCAGGAAGCCCTCGTCCGGCATGCCGAACGCAGCTTCGACGTCATCCTGATGGACATGCAGATGCCGGTCATGGGCGGCATCGAGGCGACCCGGCGCATCCGCCACTTCGAGCAGGCCTCCAGCCTGCCGCGCACGCCGATCATTGCGATGACCGCCGCCGCCATGCAAGGCGACCGCGATGCCTGCATCGAGGCCGGCATGGACGATTACCTGTCAAAGCCGATCAAGATCAAGGAATTGCTGGAAAAGCTGCACACCTATGGCGGGCTGCAAAATGCTCCGCCCAGCCTGCCTCCGGCCTTTGACTACGGCGTCGCGCTGCGCCAGGCCGATCGCGAAATGGTCGAGATCATTGCCGAGATTTTTCTCGATACCTGGCAACGCAACATCGAACGCCTGCGTACCGGCATCGCCAGCGACAAAGCCGAACTGGTCGAACATACCGCGCACAGCCTGAAGGGCATTCTCGCCACTTTCCATGCCGAACCCGCAGCCCGCCTTGCCGGCGAACTCGAAACAGGTGCCCGGCAATTGCCGCTGGGCAAGCTGAGCACTCGGGTAGATCAGCTGGAACACGAGATCGCCACGCTCGCAGCCCACCTCAAATTACTGAGCAGCCACTGGCGTGGCGCCAGCTGA
- the mscL gene encoding large conductance mechanosensitive channel protein MscL, which yields MGMIQEFKEFAVKGNAMDLAVGVIIGGAFGKIVDSIVGDLIMPLVSRVVGKLDFSNLFVVLGDNPNSLTALAELKKAGIPVFAYGSFLTILVNFVILAFIIFMMIKQMNRLRPTEAPAPAPEAPATPEDVLLLREIRDALKK from the coding sequence ATGGGAATGATTCAGGAATTCAAGGAATTTGCCGTCAAGGGCAACGCAATGGACCTCGCGGTCGGCGTCATCATCGGTGGTGCCTTCGGCAAGATCGTCGACTCCATCGTCGGCGACCTGATCATGCCGCTGGTCAGCCGCGTCGTCGGCAAGCTCGATTTCTCCAACCTGTTCGTCGTCCTCGGTGACAACCCGAACAGCCTGACTGCGCTGGCCGAGTTGAAGAAGGCCGGCATCCCGGTTTTTGCCTACGGCTCCTTCCTGACCATCCTGGTTAACTTCGTTATCCTTGCCTTCATCATCTTCATGATGATCAAGCAGATGAACCGCCTGCGTCCGACCGAAGCGCCGGCTCCTGCACCGGAAGCGCCGGCGACGCCGGAAGATGTTCTGCTGCTGCGCGAAATTCGTGATGCGCTGAAAAAGTAA
- a CDS encoding pyridoxal phosphate-dependent aminotransferase, whose amino-acid sequence MDTPVRIASRFPNMGTTIFTVMSKMAAECGAVNLSQGFPDFQAEPALFDAMHRHMLAGRNQYAPMTGLPELRQAIVDKVAALYATRYDVESEVTVTAGATQAIFTTIAAFVRPGDEVLVFEPVYDSYVPAIETVGGTAVFAQLKFPDYAPDWEQVKKLITAKTRMIIVNSPHNPTGSLLSAVDREKLAELVRGTDIVILSDEVYEHILFDGEQHASLCGHPELAARSIVVSSFGKTYHITGWKIGYVVGPAALMAEFRKVHQFNVFTVHAPSQLAIAEYMQDASRHLGLAAFYQEKRDFFRELMAPTPFELLPCRGTYFQLASYAGLSELGDRAFAEWLTREVGVAVIPVSVFNTDGRDDKVVRFCFAKREETLRAAAERLCKAFVKKT is encoded by the coding sequence ATGGATACGCCTGTCCGCATCGCTTCCCGCTTCCCGAACATGGGCACCACGATCTTCACCGTGATGTCGAAAATGGCCGCCGAGTGCGGCGCCGTCAACCTGTCGCAGGGCTTTCCCGACTTCCAGGCCGAGCCGGCGCTGTTCGACGCGATGCATCGCCACATGCTGGCCGGACGCAACCAGTACGCGCCGATGACCGGCCTGCCGGAACTGCGCCAGGCCATCGTGGACAAGGTCGCGGCGCTGTACGCTACGCGCTACGACGTCGAGTCCGAAGTCACCGTCACGGCCGGCGCGACGCAGGCGATCTTCACAACGATTGCCGCCTTCGTCCGGCCCGGCGACGAGGTACTCGTCTTCGAGCCGGTCTACGACAGTTACGTGCCGGCCATCGAAACCGTGGGTGGCACGGCGGTTTTCGCGCAATTGAAATTTCCCGATTACGCGCCTGACTGGGAACAGGTCAAAAAGCTGATCACGGCCAAGACGCGGATGATCATCGTCAATTCGCCGCACAACCCGACCGGCAGCCTGCTCTCGGCGGTCGACCGGGAAAAACTGGCCGAATTGGTGCGCGGCACCGATATCGTCATTCTTTCCGACGAAGTCTACGAGCACATTCTGTTCGACGGCGAACAGCACGCCAGCCTGTGCGGCCATCCCGAGCTGGCGGCGCGCAGCATCGTCGTCTCCAGCTTCGGCAAGACCTATCACATCACCGGCTGGAAGATCGGCTACGTGGTCGGTCCGGCGGCGCTCATGGCCGAGTTCCGCAAAGTGCATCAATTCAACGTATTCACCGTGCACGCGCCATCGCAACTGGCGATTGCCGAGTACATGCAGGATGCCTCCCGCCATCTCGGGCTGGCTGCCTTCTACCAGGAGAAGCGCGACTTCTTCCGCGAACTGATGGCGCCGACGCCCTTCGAACTGCTGCCCTGTCGCGGCACCTATTTCCAGCTTGCCAGCTATGCCGGCCTGTCCGAGCTCGGCGACCGTGCCTTTGCCGAGTGGCTGACGCGCGAAGTCGGCGTGGCCGTGATCCCGGTCTCGGTATTCAATACGGATGGGCGCGACGACAAGGTGGTCCGCTTCTGCTTCGCCAAACGCGAAGAAACTCTGCGCGCCGCAGCCGAGCGGCTTTGTAAAGCCTTTGTGAAAAAAACTTAA
- the mtnA gene encoding S-methyl-5-thioribose-1-phosphate isomerase: MNIDGTPTRTLRAHPAQGLIDIIDQTRLPHALHWVRVATLDEAAHAIRAMQVRGAPLIGATAAYGLAIALNDAAGDARLQDAIAILGATRPTAVNLHWALARMQAVLVPLAPEMRAAAAWTEAAAIAEEDVAQNAAIGQHGLGLFRQIERHAGKTLNIMTHCNAGWLATVDWGTALSPVYAAHDAGLPVHVWVSETRPRNQGLLTAWELAQHGVPHTLIADNAAGILMREKQVDAVIVGADRIAANGDVANKVGTYLKALACADNGIPFYVAAPRSTLDFACAEGTAIPIEERDGDEFRLVHGVDRHAEPGALRQLAASEAVANPAFDVTPARLVTAIITERGVCPASRAGLLDLYPEAARA; the protein is encoded by the coding sequence ATGAACATTGACGGCACCCCCACCCGCACCCTGCGCGCCCATCCGGCGCAGGGCCTCATCGACATCATCGACCAGACCCGGCTGCCGCATGCGCTGCACTGGGTGCGTGTTGCAACGCTGGACGAAGCGGCACACGCCATCCGCGCCATGCAGGTACGCGGCGCGCCGCTGATCGGTGCCACCGCGGCCTACGGCTTGGCCATCGCACTCAACGACGCGGCCGGTGATGCACGTTTGCAGGACGCCATCGCGATCCTCGGCGCGACCCGGCCGACCGCCGTCAACCTGCACTGGGCGCTGGCCCGCATGCAGGCGGTGCTCGTCCCGCTGGCGCCGGAAATGCGTGCTGCGGCGGCGTGGACCGAAGCAGCAGCGATTGCCGAAGAGGATGTCGCCCAGAACGCCGCGATCGGCCAGCACGGGCTCGGCCTGTTCCGCCAAATCGAACGCCACGCGGGCAAGACCCTGAACATCATGACCCACTGCAACGCCGGCTGGCTCGCCACCGTCGATTGGGGCACCGCGCTGTCGCCGGTCTATGCCGCGCACGACGCCGGCCTGCCGGTGCATGTCTGGGTCTCCGAAACCCGGCCGCGCAACCAGGGCCTGCTCACCGCCTGGGAACTCGCGCAGCACGGCGTGCCGCACACGCTGATCGCCGACAACGCGGCCGGCATCCTGATGCGGGAAAAACAGGTCGACGCGGTCATCGTCGGCGCCGACCGCATTGCCGCCAACGGCGATGTCGCCAACAAGGTCGGCACCTACCTCAAAGCGCTGGCCTGCGCCGACAACGGGATTCCCTTCTATGTCGCGGCACCGCGTTCGACCCTCGATTTCGCCTGCGCCGAAGGCACCGCGATTCCCATCGAAGAGCGCGACGGCGACGAATTTCGCCTCGTACACGGCGTCGACCGCCACGCCGAACCCGGCGCGCTGCGCCAGTTGGCGGCAAGCGAAGCCGTCGCCAATCCGGCCTTCGACGTGACGCCGGCCCGCCTGGTCACGGCCATCATCACCGAACGCGGCGTCTGCCCGGCCAGCCGTGCCGGCCTGCTCGACCTCTACCCGGAAGCAGCCCGTGCCTGA
- a CDS encoding class II aldolase/adducin family protein yields the protein MPDLRLDLIATARVMQPAGLNRGTAGNVSVRSGAGFYITPTGMPYATLQADDIPLMALDGSHQGSRKPSSEWRFHRDLYASRPEVGAVLHAHSPFAVSLACLRYDIPAFHYMIARFGGDSIRCADYAIFGSPELSTAALAAMHERKACLLANHGLLVAGRDLAEAMALAIELEELCEQYWRACQLGQPVILSADEMTAVLAKFAGYGQQ from the coding sequence GTGCCTGACCTGCGCCTTGATCTGATCGCCACCGCCCGGGTCATGCAGCCGGCCGGGCTGAATCGCGGCACGGCCGGCAATGTCAGCGTGCGCAGCGGCGCCGGCTTCTACATCACGCCGACCGGCATGCCCTACGCCACGCTGCAGGCCGACGACATCCCGCTGATGGCGCTCGATGGCTCGCACCAGGGCAGCCGCAAGCCATCCTCGGAGTGGCGCTTTCACCGCGACCTCTACGCCAGCCGGCCGGAAGTCGGCGCCGTGCTGCACGCGCATTCGCCGTTTGCGGTCAGCCTGGCCTGCCTGCGCTACGACATTCCGGCCTTCCATTACATGATCGCGCGCTTCGGCGGCGACAGCATCCGCTGTGCCGATTACGCCATTTTCGGCTCGCCGGAACTGTCGACCGCTGCGCTCGCCGCCATGCATGAACGCAAGGCCTGCCTGCTCGCCAACCACGGCCTGCTCGTCGCCGGCCGCGACCTCGCCGAAGCCATGGCGCTCGCCATCGAACTGGAAGAACTGTGCGAGCAATACTGGCGCGCCTGCCAGCTCGGCCAGCCGGTCATCCTTTCCGCCGACGAAATGACCGCCGTGCTGGCGAAATTCGCCGGCTACGGTCAACAGTGA
- the dmeF gene encoding CDF family Co(II)/Ni(II) efflux transporter DmeF produces the protein MAKTTHDLTRWAHNHHYSDGNAAAERGTRLVMWITVATMLMEISAGWWFNSMAVLADGFHMSSHALALGLAAFAYAAARRYSADPSFAFGTWKIEVLASYTSAICLLGVAAAMIYGSLERLVAPQTIHYPEAMAVAVLGLAVNLVCALILGQAHEHHHHDHEHAHAHGHAHSHGHDDLNLKAAYIHVITDAATSVLAIAALAGGWFYGWDWLDPLTGLLGAVLVALWSKKLLAQSGRVLLDREMDHPVVAEIRDVIAALPAAGQTELTDLHVWRVGTGAYACALSLLTHDATLTPLAIREQLGIHPEIVHATVEIHLCDEC, from the coding sequence ATGGCCAAAACCACACACGACCTGACGCGCTGGGCGCACAACCACCATTACTCGGACGGCAATGCCGCGGCCGAACGCGGCACCCGCCTGGTGATGTGGATCACCGTCGCGACAATGCTTATGGAAATCAGCGCCGGCTGGTGGTTCAACTCGATGGCAGTGCTCGCCGACGGCTTCCACATGAGTTCGCACGCGCTCGCCCTAGGCCTGGCTGCCTTCGCCTACGCCGCGGCTCGCCGCTACAGCGCCGACCCGAGCTTCGCCTTCGGCACCTGGAAGATCGAGGTGCTGGCCAGCTACACCAGCGCCATCTGCCTGCTCGGCGTCGCCGCCGCAATGATCTACGGCTCGCTCGAACGCCTGGTCGCGCCGCAGACCATCCATTACCCGGAAGCGATGGCCGTCGCCGTGCTCGGCCTGGCGGTCAACCTCGTCTGCGCACTGATTCTCGGCCAGGCGCATGAGCATCATCACCACGATCATGAGCACGCCCACGCGCATGGTCATGCGCACTCACACGGTCACGACGACCTCAATCTCAAGGCCGCCTACATCCACGTCATCACCGACGCCGCCACCTCGGTGCTCGCCATCGCCGCCCTGGCCGGCGGCTGGTTCTACGGCTGGGACTGGCTCGACCCGCTGACCGGCCTGCTCGGCGCCGTGCTCGTCGCACTGTGGTCGAAGAAACTGCTCGCCCAGAGCGGCCGTGTCCTGCTCGACCGCGAAATGGACCACCCGGTCGTCGCCGAGATCCGCGACGTCATCGCCGCCCTGCCCGCCGCCGGCCAGACCGAACTGACCGACCTGCACGTCTGGCGCGTCGGCACCGGCGCCTACGCCTGCGCGCTCAGCCTGCTCACCCACGATGCCACACTGACCCCGCTCGCCATTCGCGAGCAGCTCGGCATCCACCCAGAAATCGTGCATGCCACGGTCGAGATCCATCTTTGCGATGAGTGCTGA